From Triticum aestivum cultivar Chinese Spring chromosome 4A, IWGSC CS RefSeq v2.1, whole genome shotgun sequence, a single genomic window includes:
- the LOC123085483 gene encoding kinesin-like protein KIN-5B, whose product MAHTPNPSRRSWVGPPTPFLTPRPGRRELRWAEAGSHSSVRRSGAGACSIDGGNDRDREANVQVVLRCRPLSAEEQKANVQSAVSCNDTKREVTVLNSLFKQADKTFTFDKVFGPKSQQRAIYDHAVAPIVDDVLEGYNCTVFAFGQTGTGKTYTMEGEMMQQVGELPASAGVMPRAVCHIFDILEAQKADYSMKVTFLELYNEEITDLLASEDQSRFPEDRQKRPTISLMEDGKGGAVIRGLEEIVVYSPGEIYSLLQHGSSRRRTADTALNMQSSRSHSVFSIYIHVKAATTGNQELMKCGRLNLVDLAGSESIARSGAKEVRAREAGELNKSLLTLGRVITALVEHSFHVPYRDSKLTRLLRESLGGKAKTCIIATVTPSVHCLEETLVTLDYAYRAKSIRNKPEVNQKVCKSDMLKDLYQEMEKMKQDVKAAREKNGIYIPHERFVLEEAEKKIMREKVEHMELSMEKQSKELEKYRSLYLEEQEHRLNLEGQNKELKMRIETCKREFLDLQEAHSRANMSLKEKDFIISNLLHDENIILERAKVLCGTIETASGDIAGLQNKLGRQSKTEVENKGLLFNFRSQLDQSLGLLHNTVVESICEQHQFLESMTGQMNSYFSAKSESANHLKRRIAKAKDMYTSGVQCMNELVNTLRQQSITDSEQMKLNISSQAIAVDNFLGVMVSEAEQVLTEVLRSTSELKELLAFSAEQQELGLQKSLTSAQAMSKTSIDFFNDISTHASRLMKLMEQSQRGCTSHLAEFEKGFEELAIREEQAALDKIAGILAGLTARKTTMVSEYVGQLNEKYSEEQEHLALEMSSLQQVSDNGKKEAASCAEKLENQFLEDMSSHVSIRDKMGDVLQQCLKGSHHSVSYWSHTQSCLEHLNKSSVLEANDFIQERRNENESIIQEIQLCSSHNDAGFHAITSDILTTSENSHLVGHETRERMETLSTSFLNHLGLLTEKHNQGTESIRTFASNCIEKDYSVNSPVRHRPRELLAGAYSFKSIEELKASMPDLVAKFKSKNKLDEVDKGKSSSDRTARAPRSPLTPVNHYD is encoded by the exons ATGGCGCATACCCCGAACCCCAGCCGGCGGTCGTGGGTGGGCCCGCCGACCCCCTTCCTCACGCCGCGGCCCGGGCGCCGGGAGCTGCGGTGGGCGGAAGCGGGCTCGCACAGCTCCGTGCGCCGCAGCGGCGCAGGCGCCTGCAGCATCGACGGCGGCAATGACAGAGACCGCGAGGCGAACGTGCAGGTCGTGCTCCGATGCAG ACCGCTAAGCGCGGAGGAGCAGAAAGCGAATGTCCAGAGTGCCGTCTCCTGCAACGACACCAAGAGGGAGGTCACAGTTCTGAACAGTCTATTCAAGCAAGCAGACAAAACATTCACCTTTGACAAG GTCTTTGGCCCAAAATCTCAGCAGAGGGCAATATATGATCATGCAGTTGCACCAATTGTCGATGATGTCCTTGAAGGCTACAATTGTACTGTCTTTGCCTTTGGACAAACTGGAACCGGGAAAACTTACACTATGGAGGGAGAGATGATGCAGCAG GTAGGTGAACTGCCAGCTAGTGCTGGTGTCATGCCAAGAGCAGTGTGCCATATCTTCGACATTTTGGAAGCACAGAAGGCTGACTATAGCATGAAGGTAACCTTCTTGGAGCTCTATAACGAAGAAATAACAGATCTGTTGGCTTCAGAGGACCAAAGCAGATTCCCTGAAGATAGACAGAAAAGGCCTACTATATCTCTTATGGAAGATGGCAAAGGTGGGGCTGTCATAAGAGGCCTTGAAGAAATTGTTGTCTACAGTCCTGGTGAGATATATAGTCTGTTACAACATGGATCATCTAGGAGACGCACTGCCGACACTGCACTGAATATGCAAAGCAG CCGTTCACATTCTGTCTTTTCTATATATATCCATGTCAAAGCAGCAACAACAGGGAATCAGGAACTCATGAAATGTGGGAGGTTGAACCTTGTAGACCTGGCAGGATCAGAGAGTATAGCTCGATCAGGTGCAAAAGAG GTTAGAGCAAGAGAAGCTGGAGAGCTGAATAAGAGCTTATTAACACTGGGTCGTGTCATCACTGCACTTGTTGAGCATTCATTTCATGTACCATACAG GGACAGTAAGCTCACCAGATTGCTTAGGGAATCCTTAGGTGGAAAAGCCAAAACTTGCATCATAGCAACAGTAACTCCATCTGTCCACTGCCTGGAAGAAACTCTAGTTACACTTGATTATGCTTATCGTGCTAAAAGCATAAGAAACAAACCAGAG GTAAACCAAAAAGTTTGCAAATCTGATATGCTTAAGGATCTCTATCAAGAAATGGAAAAAATGAAACAAG ATGTAAAAGCTGCAAGGGAAAAGAATGGAATTTATATCCCCCATGAAAGGTTTGTTCTTGAGGAGGCAGAGAAAAAG ATAATGAGGGAAAAGGTGGAACATATGGAGCTTAGCATGGAGAAGCAGAGCAAA GAGCTCGAAAAGTACAGAAGTTTGTACCTAGAAGAGCAGGAGCACAGGTTGAATTTGGAAGGTCAGAATAAAGAGTTAAAG ATGAGGATTGAAACTTGCAAGAGGGAATTTCTGGATCTTCAGGAAGCTCATTCTAGAGCTAACATGTCTCTGAAGGAAAAGGACTTCATAATCTCAAATTTACTCCATGACG AGAATATAATTCTTGAACGTGCAAAGGTTCTGTGTGGCACCATCGAGACTGCATCTGGAGATATTGCTGGTCTTCAGAATAAACTAG GAAGGCAATCGAAAACTGAAGTTGAAAATAAAGGATTGCTATTCAATTTTCGGTCTCAATTGGATCAGAGTCTTGGACTTCTTCATAACACAGTTGTTGAGTCGATTTGTGAACAGCACCAATTTTTGGAGTCCATGACTGGACAAATGAATTCATATTTTTCAGCTAAATCTGAG TCAGCTAATCATTTGAAGAGAAGAATAGCAAAGGCCAAAGATATGTATACCTCTGGTGTGCAATGCATGAACGAGCTTGTCAACACTCTGCGGCAGCAGTCCATCACAGACTCTGAGCAGATGAAACTGAATATATCTTCACAAGCAATAGCTGTTGACAAT TTTCTAGGAGTGATGGTTTCAGAGGCTGAACAAGTATTAACTGAGGTTTTGAGATCTACTTCTGAACTCAAGGAGCTATTAGCATTTTCTGCTGAACAGCAAGAATTA GGATTGCAAAAGAGTCTTACCTCAGCACAAGCCATGTCGAAGACGTCAATAGATTTCTTTAATGATATTAGTACACATGCGTCTAGGCTCATGAAACTTATGGAGCAAAGTCAAAGAGGATGCACCTCTCATCTTGCTGAATTTGAGAAGGGTTTTGAG GAACTTGCTATTAGAGAAGAGCAAGCTGCTCTTGACAAGATTGCTGGAATTTTAGCTGGCTTGACTGCCAGGAAAACGACAATG GTTTCAGAATATGTTGGACAACTCAATGAGAAGTATAGTGAGGAGCAGGAACACCTGGCATTGGAAATGTCCAGCCTACAACAAGTTTCAGATAATGGCAAAAAAGAGGCTGCATCCTGTGCTGAAAAGCTAGAGAACCAATTCCTGGAGGATATGTCATCGCATGTTAGTATCAGAGATAAAATGGGAGACGTCTTGCAGCAGTG CTTGAAGGGAAGCCACCATTCTGTTTCTTACTGGTCACATACGCAGTCATGTTTAGAACATCTAAATAAGAGCTCAGTTCTGGAAGCTAATGATTTTATACA AGAGAGAAGAAATGAAAATGAAAGTATTATCCAGGAGATTCAACTTTGTTCTTCACACAATGATGCAGGGTTCCATGCCATTACATCTGATATTTTGACTACCTCAGAGA ATTCTCACTTAGTGGGTCATGAAACCAGAGAGAGAATGGAAACTCTATCCACCTCCTTCTTAAATCATTTGGGATTGCTGACTGAAAAACACAATCAGGGCACAGAATCTATAAGAACCTTTGCAAGTAACTGTATTGAAAAGGATTACTCG GTTAACAGTCCAGTTCGTCATCGCCCACGGGAGCTACTGGCCGGCGCATATAGCTTCAAATCAATTGAGGAACTGAAAGCCTCGATGCCAGATCTTGTGGCGAAATTCAAATCAAAGAACAAGCTAGATGAAGTGGACAAAGGAAAAAGCTCCTCGGACCGAACGGCACGTGCTCCTAGAAGTCCTCTCACGCCAGTCAATCACTACGATTAG